In the genome of Amaranthus tricolor cultivar Red isolate AtriRed21 chromosome 15, ASM2621246v1, whole genome shotgun sequence, one region contains:
- the LOC130801669 gene encoding uncharacterized protein LOC130801669 has product MISKDLKVLWQEWHVKLAVLFSLLLQALLLLLATFRKRTASTFMRYFIYAIYLLRTNVAYATFYLIVGARLFGMSDMPSGLWAAVMLLHLSGQERLTAYSIDDSNLWRSSSLSIFWQLLIHLGLFLPQRDLPLPTHVIFCLALSRLVLRAFRLRMGTQETTVPGVVPFGDLEVAQNQQLMMSMVNTDNGDYSLIVWRAHCLLKTSLRLIADAKCCHDVVHQVRDFFLHITDPNYAIRITEIELNFIYESFHTDGTIRKHLNNNWNIIYASVRSIESLFCVLALISFMLKSSDLSRIDYFITNLLLWGTVTLELISFIFTVFSDWTIAALRSGNDSQIIVAEKLFQVVPQRRGWWSDYPIYKTAPRWVKLARNLFRRWSETLFGFNFVSYCIQTRSLGQKSKECMRQLDELTGTQNLITSFRFVSNDWYSDELGKFVFKELQKRPREILFSLKNNVWLTDESYNTSVLAWHITTEVLYNLTADHQQQDGSEHCRYSKILSDYMAYLLYMKPHFLAKTRSCNNPLRKSESAEIYIQKLAEPEQGEKFEDYLKRCCLGILHLNLPDVLHDNYYVQSLCLAISKVSELGDFRLGEKNSQLWCKISEEWVDILLYAASKYDELEHVRGLCHGGEFISIVWLLAFHLGLFQKEMASSSTT; this is encoded by the coding sequence ATGATCAGCAAAGACTTGAAAGTGTTATGGCAGGAATGGCACGTCAAACTAGCAGTATTATTCAGCCTATTACTGCAGGCACTACTTCTTTTATTGGCTACATTTAGAAAAAGAACAGCCAGCACTTTCATGAGGTACTTTATTTATGCAATTTACTTGTTGAGAACCAACGTAGCATATGCTACTTTTTACCTTATAGTTGGAGCTCGCCTTTTTGGTATGAGTGATATGCCCTCTGGTCTCTGGGCTGCGGTCATGTTGCTCCATTTGTCTGGCCAAGAGCGGCTCACTGCCTACTCAATAGATGACAGCAACCTCTGGCGTAGCTCGAGCCTCAGCATCTTCTGGCAATTATTAATTCATCTTGGCCTATTTTTGCCCCAGAGAGACTTACCACTTCCTACCCATGTCATTTTTTGTCTTGCGTTGTCAAGGCTTGTTTTAAGAGCCTTTCGATTAAGGATGGGAACACAGGAAACTACGGTTCCTGGGGTAGTTCCATTTGGTGACCTTGAGGTTGCGCAGAACCAGCAGTTGATGATGTCGATGGTCAACACAGATAATGGTGATTATTCACTGATAGTGTGGCGAGCTCATTGTTTGCTCAAGACATCTTTGCGCCTCATTGCAGACGCCAAGTGTTGCCATGATGTAGTGCATCAGGTACGCGATTTCTTCCTACACATTACAGATCCAAACTATGCTATTAGAATAACAGAGATTGAGCTTAACTTTATTTATGAATCGTTTCACACTGATGGAACTATCCGTAAGCATCTGAACAACAACTGGAATATCATATATGCTTCTGTACGGAGTATTGAATCTCTTTTTTGTGTCCTGGCTCTTATCTCTTTCATGTTAAAGTCTTCGGACTTATCACGTATTGATTACTTTATCACTAACCTGTTGCTCTGGGGGACTGTCACCCTGGAGCTCATCTCCTTCATCTTCACGGTTTTTTCCGATTGGACTATAGCTGCCTTAAGATCAGGTAATGATAGTCAAATCATTGTTGCTGAGAAGTTATTTCAGGTTGTTCCTCAGAGACGGGGCTGGTGGTCTGATTACCCAATCTATAAAACTGCTCCAAGGTGGGTAAAGCTTGCCCGAAACCTTTTCCGAAGGTGGTCTGAGACCCTTTTCGGATTCAATTTCGTAAGCTACTGTATACAAACACGTTCTCTAGGACAAAAATCAAAAGAGTGCATGCGACAATTGGATGAACTTACAGGTACACAGAATCTAATTACAAGCTTCAGGTTTGTATCTAATGATTGGTATTCTGACGAACTAGGTAAATTCGTTTTCAAAGAGTTGCAAAAGAGACCAAGGGAAATACTCTTTTCATTGAAAAACAATGTTTGGTTAACAGACGAGTCTTACAACACTAGTGTGCTAGCTTGGCACATTACTACAGAAGTCTTGTACAATTTGACTGCAGATCATCAACAACAGGATGGTTCAGAACATTGCAGATATAGTAAAATTCTTTCAGATTACATGGCTTATCTTCTCTATATGAAGCCACACTTTCTCGCCAAAACACGGTCGTGCAATAATCCTTTGCGAAAAAGTGAATCAGCTGAAATATACATCCAAAAATTAGCTGAACCCGAACAAGGCGAAAAATTTGAGGATTACCTTAAAAGATGTTGTCTGGGTATTTTACACTTAAATCTTCCTGATGTGTTGCACGATAACTATTACGTGCAAAGTCTGTGTCTCGCTATTTCTAAAGTTTCTGAGCTCGGGGATTTTCGTTTGGGTGAGAAGAATTCACAACTTTGGTGCAAAATTAGTGAAGAGTGGGTAGATATTTTGCTGTATGCTGCAAGTAAATATGATGAGCTTGAACATGTACGAGGTCTTTGTCATGGGGGTGAGTTTATAAGCATTGTTTGGCTGTTGGCATTTCATTTGGGATTGTTTCAAAAGGAGATGGCTTCTTCATCAACAACTTGA
- the LOC130801518 gene encoding transcription factor MYC2-like yields MMNFWCSNDINGSLSSSSSPLLMDSFPPSSNSAQDTLHTRLQALIDNPVTFRGETWTYAIFWQYSFDYSGQALLGWGDGYYRGEENKSRKDSNKPASNRISHDLAEQEHRKRVLRELNSLISGAPAPEDSAVEEEVTDTEWFFLISMTNTFASGEDLPGQAHFSSTPIWAAGMERLSSSPCNRAKQGSCFGLQTMVSIPVLNGVLELGSTEVIFQTPELMNKVRILFCFGSGSGAGDPSAWSVPIPVPIQTPVPSSESDPTAMWINDPNPPEVVKEIRKTPTPPPPPLPQPKLINLDTPIKNDNPGEIQNTQQKSGFFSKELNFSEYAGFTGNGSKPNGVKPKSGEILSFGGNGSVKPESKFVMEDTTDKKKRSPNSRGSNEEGMMSFTSGVILASSAVKSSNNGGIDSEHSDLEASIKEVDSCRVIPEPEKRPRKRGRKPANGREEPLNHVEAERQRREKLNQRFYALRAVVPNVSKMDKASLLGDAISYINELKSKLQNFESEKEELVTQMETLKKELVTLPPSPPNIEKGQNVLTGKPLIDLEVDVKIIGWEAMIRVNCNKKNHPAARLMAALKDLDLDVSHASVSVVNELMIQQATVKMGNRYYSQDQLRITLASKLS; encoded by the coding sequence atgatgaatttttGGTGTTCAAATGATATTAATggatcattatcatcatcttcttctcctTTACTTATGGATTCTTTCCCACCTTCTTCTAATTCTGCACAAGACACACTTCATACCCGTCTTCAAGCTTTGATCGATAACCCGGTTACCTTCCGGGGTGAAACCTGGACTTACGCCATTTTTTGGCAGTACAGTTTTGATTATTCGGGTCAAGCTTTACTCGGGTGGGGCGATGGGTATTACAGAGGGGAGGAGAATAAAAGCCGGAAAGATAGTAATAAACCTGCTAGTAATCGAATTTCCCATGATTTGGCAGAGCAAGAACATAGAAAACGTGTTCTCCGTGAGTTGAATTCACTCATCTCCGGAGCTCCGGCACCGGAAGATTCGGCAGTTGAGGAAGAAGTTACTGATACTGAATGGTTCTTCCTCATTTCTATGACTAATACTTTTGCTAGTGGTGAGGATCTTCCGGGTCAAGCCCATTTTAGTTCTACCCCTATCTGGGCTGCGGGTATGGAGCGGCTTTCTTCTTCTCCTTGTAATCGGGCCAAACAAGGGTCGTGTTTCGGGCTTCAAACTATGGTGTCCATACCCGTGTTGAATGGTGTTCTTGAATTGGGGTCTACAGAGGTGATTTTTCAGACCCCTGAATTGATGAATAAAGTTCGGATTTTATTCTGTTTCGGGTCTGGGTCCGGAGCTGGTGACCCGAGTGCTTGGTCTGTACCCATACCGGTTCCTATTCAGACGCCGGTTCCATCTTCGGAAAGTGACCCGACCGCGATGTGGATCAATGACCCGAATCCTCCGGAAGTTGTGAAGGAAATAAGGAAAACTCCAACGCCGCCGCCCCCTCCGCTACCGCAACCCAAACTGATTAATTTGGATACTCCAATTAAGAATGACAACCCGGGTGAGATTCAAAATACCCAGCAGAAATCTGGGTTTTTTTCCAAAGAGTTGAATTTTTCAGAGTATGCTGGGTTTACTGGAAATGGGTCTAAACCCAACGGTGTAAAACCAAAATCCGGTGAGATTTTAAGTTTTGGTGGTAATGGAAGTGTAAAACCCGAATCGAAATTTGTTATGGAGGATACCACCGACAAGAAGAAACGATCCCCGAATTCCAGAGGAAGTAATGAAGAAGGAATGATGTCATTTACATCTGGGGTTATATTAGCATCATCAGCAGTAAAATCAAGCAACAATGGCGGAATTGATTCAGAACATTCAGATTTAGAAGCGTCAATAAAAGAAGTTGACAGTTGTAGAGTAATTCCTGAACCCGAAAAACGTCCTAGAAAACGAGGTCGAAAACCAGCTAATGGAAGAGAAGAGCCATTAAATCATGTTGAAGCGGAAAGACAACGTCGTGAGAAGCTAAACCAGAGATTCTACGCTTTACGAGCTGTCGTTCCTAATGTTTCAAAAATGGATAAAGCGTCGCTTTTAGGCGACGCTATTTCCTACATTAATGAACTCAAATCAAAGCTTCAAAACTTCGAGTCGGAGAAAGAAGAGTTAGTGACGCAAATGGAAACGTTAAAGAAGGAATTAGTGACACTTCCGCCATCGCCACCAAACATTGAGAAGGGACAGAATGTATTAACCGGAAAACCGCTAATTGATTTAGAGGTTGATGTGAAGATAATTGGATGGGAAGCCATGATTAGAGTTAATTGTAACAAGAAAAACCATCCTGCTGCAAGATTAATGGCTGCTTTAAAGGATTTAGATTTGGATGTTTCTCATGCTAGTGTTTCAGTTGTTAATGAATTGATGATCCAACAAGCTACTGTGAAAATGGGTAATAGGTATTACAGTCAAGATCAGTTAAGAATTACTTTAGCTTCTAAATTATCTTAA